A single region of the Pseudomonas granadensis genome encodes:
- a CDS encoding phage baseplate assembly protein V: MFDALLRMQLGPVIERLAEMEADIEDLHRRAESFCRIGLCQTVDAASNTCTVSHGGLLTPAIKFFNPSAGAQSESRIPSMGEQCLLFNYGSGESGAQSVALFGLNSDRFPPAASVPTLTRRVHQDGSESSYDDATHTLHWQNGPAAFNGSRESLELSIGPARLALTPQLITLQLGAVGVTIDASGVHFSGPLVDHQGRVISP, encoded by the coding sequence ATGTTCGATGCACTACTGCGTATGCAACTGGGCCCGGTCATCGAGCGGCTGGCGGAAATGGAAGCGGACATCGAGGACCTGCACCGACGCGCCGAGAGTTTCTGTCGGATCGGCCTCTGTCAGACCGTCGATGCCGCCAGCAATACCTGCACGGTCAGCCACGGCGGTTTGCTCACGCCGGCGATCAAGTTCTTCAACCCCAGCGCGGGTGCGCAAAGCGAATCGCGGATTCCGTCGATGGGCGAGCAATGCCTGCTGTTCAACTACGGCAGCGGCGAAAGCGGTGCGCAGAGCGTGGCGTTGTTTGGCTTGAACAGCGATCGTTTTCCACCCGCCGCCTCGGTGCCGACGCTGACCCGACGAGTGCACCAGGACGGCAGCGAAAGCAGTTACGACGACGCCACTCACACCTTGCACTGGCAAAACGGCCCGGCCGCGTTCAACGGTTCTCGCGAATCGCTTGAGCTCAGCATCGGCCCGGCGCGACTGGCGCTCACGCCACAACTGATCACCCTGCAACTGGGTGCCGTGGGCGTGACCATCGACGCTTCGGGCGTGCACTTCAGCGGCCCGTTGGTCGACCACCAAGGCCGCGTCATTAGTCCCTGA
- a CDS encoding phage baseplate protein, whose product MIGIDRDSGATVDDWLQFVQRATRALTTPLGTRQKRPLYGSLIPTSLGQNLGDDVLLLAQSHAAQAFYNVQNGIGDFQPQVIVASRQGAGLLLRFAGTWKNRQQTFEVVT is encoded by the coding sequence ATGATCGGAATCGATAGAGACAGCGGGGCCACGGTTGACGACTGGCTGCAGTTTGTGCAGCGCGCGACCCGAGCCCTGACCACACCGCTGGGCACCCGGCAAAAACGGCCCTTGTACGGTTCGCTGATCCCCACGTCGCTGGGGCAGAACCTCGGCGATGACGTGTTGCTGCTGGCGCAGAGCCACGCGGCGCAAGCGTTCTACAACGTGCAGAACGGCATCGGCGATTTTCAACCGCAAGTGATCGTCGCCAGCCGTCAGGGCGCCGGTCTGCTCCTGCGTTTCGCCGGCACCTGGAAAAACCGCCAACAAACCTTCGAGGTCGTGACATGA
- a CDS encoding phage holin family protein has protein sequence MTNEQQALADMPIWLVILLAVVGGVSGEMWRADKEGARGWSLLRRLALRSGACMICGVSAIMLLYAAGLSIWAAGAFGCLTAMAGADVAIGLYERWAAKRIGVCEVPPRDPQ, from the coding sequence ATGACAAACGAGCAACAAGCGTTGGCGGACATGCCGATCTGGCTGGTCATCCTCCTGGCCGTCGTTGGCGGGGTGTCCGGCGAAATGTGGCGCGCGGACAAGGAGGGCGCCCGCGGCTGGTCATTGCTGCGGCGCCTGGCCTTGCGCTCCGGCGCCTGCATGATCTGCGGCGTGTCGGCGATCATGCTGCTGTATGCCGCAGGGCTGTCCATATGGGCCGCCGGCGCATTCGGCTGCCTGACTGCCATGGCCGGTGCCGACGTCGCCATCGGTCTGTACGAACGCTGGGCCGCCAAGCGCATCGGCGTCTGCGAAGTGCCACCGCGCGATCCACAGTAA
- a CDS encoding DUF4376 domain-containing protein — MKFATFDESGTLMGRYDSSIHSVIPESAIELDEAVFQATRADTDGVWKRVDGEIVKVALPDVSSNNAAAFATERFARETSGITVENLSIETTRDSQALIASTGLSAILDAEYRCNFKTLDGFVHINATQILAIAKAVRAHVQACFDRELELLNALESGTYTDEMLKDGWPDTSSTE, encoded by the coding sequence ATGAAGTTTGCAACATTTGATGAGAGCGGAACGCTGATGGGGCGATACGACTCAAGCATTCACAGCGTTATACCCGAGAGCGCAATTGAACTTGACGAAGCAGTATTTCAGGCGACCAGAGCGGATACAGACGGCGTTTGGAAACGAGTAGACGGGGAAATCGTCAAAGTCGCGCTACCCGATGTTTCTTCGAATAACGCTGCAGCGTTCGCAACTGAGCGTTTTGCACGAGAGACATCAGGCATAACGGTAGAAAACTTAAGCATCGAGACGACCCGTGACAGCCAGGCACTCATCGCCAGTACAGGACTGTCAGCGATTCTCGACGCGGAGTACCGCTGTAACTTCAAAACGCTGGATGGATTTGTCCACATCAACGCAACGCAAATTCTGGCTATTGCCAAAGCTGTCCGTGCTCACGTCCAAGCCTGTTTTGACCGGGAGCTCGAGCTGTTGAATGCGCTCGAGTCGGGCACTTACACAGACGAAATGCTCAAGGATGGCTGGCCCGACACTTCGTCGACCGAGTAA
- a CDS encoding XRE family transcriptional regulator, with protein MQKRNVASVLRALLDQHGISPTELHRRTGVPQSTLSRILSGKIVDPSDKHISKIAEYFGVSTDQLRGRADVAATSGGGRDDVHAELKDISLWDDDTPVDDDEVSVPFLREVELAAGSGRFVIEESERSSLRFGKRSLRHNGVQFDQAKCVTVRGNSMLPVLRDGATVGVNAGKCGIGDIIDGDLYAINHNGQLRVKQLYRLPTGIRLRSFNRDEHPDEDYSFQEIQEEQIVILGHVFWWGMYAR; from the coding sequence ATGCAAAAACGCAACGTAGCCTCCGTCTTAAGAGCACTGCTCGATCAGCACGGGATCTCCCCCACGGAGCTCCATCGTCGCACCGGCGTGCCTCAATCCACTCTCTCGCGGATTCTCAGCGGGAAGATCGTCGATCCTTCGGATAAACACATTTCGAAAATCGCCGAATACTTCGGCGTGAGCACCGATCAGCTGCGCGGGCGCGCGGACGTCGCGGCGACGTCCGGCGGCGGGCGTGACGACGTGCATGCGGAACTCAAGGACATAAGCCTGTGGGACGACGACACCCCTGTCGATGACGACGAGGTGTCGGTGCCCTTTCTTCGTGAGGTTGAATTGGCTGCTGGATCAGGAAGATTCGTCATCGAAGAGAGCGAGCGCTCTAGCCTGCGCTTCGGCAAGCGCAGCCTGCGCCATAACGGTGTGCAGTTCGACCAGGCCAAATGCGTGACGGTACGCGGCAACAGCATGTTGCCGGTGCTGCGCGATGGCGCCACCGTCGGTGTGAATGCGGGCAAGTGCGGCATTGGCGACATCATCGATGGCGACCTTTATGCGATCAACCACAACGGCCAGTTGCGGGTGAAACAGCTCTACCGTCTGCCGACCGGGATCCGTCTGCGCAGCTTCAATCGCGATGAGCACCCGGACGAGGACTACAGCTTCCAGGAAATCCAGGAAGAGCAGATCGTCATCCTCGGCCATGTATTCTGGTGGGGCATGTACGCCCGCTAA
- a CDS encoding phage tail protein I gives MSEKTQRPTLLPANSSALERGLDLGFGALLDRIAPPFPELMNPAETPVAFLPYLAADRGVAEWSTAAPEAEKRLTVELAWPTARQAGTRKALENAAKGLQLRPEIRAWYEQTPPGAPYSFSVRAFTEQPYSEAIDARLDRRLANAKSERDVLTVSVGLSAFGNHVIGAATFCGELTTVYPVFIEGLETSGEAFMAAALYTVETSTIYPQGA, from the coding sequence ATGAGTGAAAAAACTCAGCGCCCAACACTGCTGCCGGCCAACAGTTCGGCACTTGAACGAGGTCTGGACCTGGGCTTTGGCGCCTTGCTTGATCGCATCGCGCCGCCGTTCCCGGAGCTGATGAACCCAGCAGAAACACCGGTCGCCTTTCTGCCGTATCTGGCAGCGGATCGCGGTGTTGCTGAATGGAGCACCGCCGCACCGGAAGCAGAAAAGCGCCTGACCGTCGAACTGGCCTGGCCCACGGCACGTCAGGCCGGCACTCGAAAAGCGCTGGAAAACGCTGCCAAGGGTTTGCAACTGCGCCCGGAAATCCGCGCCTGGTACGAACAGACACCGCCCGGCGCCCCCTACAGCTTTTCCGTGCGCGCCTTCACTGAACAACCTTACAGCGAAGCCATCGACGCCCGTCTCGACCGACGCCTGGCCAATGCCAAAAGCGAGCGGGATGTGCTGACCGTCTCGGTGGGGCTCAGCGCGTTCGGCAATCACGTCATCGGCGCCGCGACGTTCTGCGGCGAGCTGACCACGGTTTACCCGGTGTTCATCGAAGGCCTGGAAACCTCTGGCGAGGCGTTCATGGCCGCCGCTTTGTACACCGTCGAAACATCCACTATTTATCCTCAGGGGGCCTGA
- a CDS encoding baseplate J/gp47 family protein codes for MSMLIPGQNQLVEPALIKVDAFEDLLAEFKAFVVDYVAARSLDSAIKLKTSLENESELLTLALEAFCVRLQTHERKYNARIKQMLAWWATGSNLDARLADMGLERQLLDPGDPAAFPPVPAIYESDDDARLRYYLAPHAPAAGSRMQYRREVFTLGERPAVKVGSTEAGVVNVTYTFNPDGLAAQVKDGNARRTAPGEVQVTVLSRGGDGTPSATLLDGVRQHFARPDVRPETDLVTIKAADIQRYKIRVVAKIYSGPDSGLTKVAAQQQLQAYADSCHRLEGRVDPSWIDYMLHSAGAVQLQILEPLTPIVTTAFQAPYCTAVEVEVLTL; via the coding sequence ATGAGCATGTTGATTCCCGGCCAGAACCAATTGGTCGAACCCGCACTGATCAAGGTCGACGCTTTCGAGGACCTGCTCGCCGAGTTCAAGGCCTTCGTCGTCGACTACGTCGCGGCACGCTCGCTAGACAGCGCGATAAAACTCAAGACCAGCCTGGAGAACGAAAGCGAACTGCTGACCCTTGCACTCGAAGCGTTCTGCGTGCGGCTGCAAACCCACGAGCGCAAATACAACGCCCGCATCAAGCAGATGCTGGCGTGGTGGGCGACCGGCAGCAATCTTGATGCACGGCTGGCGGACATGGGCCTTGAGCGGCAGTTGCTTGATCCCGGTGACCCGGCCGCGTTTCCGCCAGTGCCGGCAATTTATGAAAGCGACGACGATGCTCGCTTGCGTTATTACCTGGCGCCACACGCTCCGGCGGCGGGTTCGCGGATGCAGTATCGCCGCGAAGTCTTCACCCTCGGCGAGCGTCCGGCGGTAAAGGTGGGGTCCACCGAGGCAGGCGTGGTGAATGTCACTTACACCTTCAACCCGGACGGCCTCGCCGCGCAAGTTAAGGATGGCAATGCCCGGCGCACCGCACCGGGCGAAGTGCAGGTCACTGTGCTGTCCCGCGGCGGTGATGGCACGCCTTCCGCGACATTGCTTGACGGCGTTCGTCAGCACTTCGCACGGCCTGATGTACGACCGGAAACCGACTTGGTTACCATCAAGGCAGCCGACATTCAGCGCTACAAGATCCGCGTTGTCGCGAAGATATATTCCGGCCCTGACTCAGGCCTGACCAAAGTCGCCGCGCAACAACAATTGCAGGCCTACGCCGACAGTTGCCATCGCCTCGAAGGCCGGGTCGATCCAAGCTGGATCGACTACATGCTGCACAGTGCCGGCGCCGTGCAATTGCAGATTCTTGAACCGCTAACGCCGATCGTGACTACGGCGTTTCAAGCGCCGTATTGCACTGCGGTCGAGGTCGAGGTGCTGACGCTATGA
- a CDS encoding phage tail-collar fiber domain-containing protein codes for MADYYTLLTNAGTAYETACKAVGVPIKLTQISVGDGNGAVYNPAATATALKREVWRGPLNALFQDEKNPSWLLAEVTIPPDVGGWYVREAGLWTDTGILYAVVKYPESFKPVLATSGSGKEFYIRSIFETSNASLVTLQIDDTVVKATRAWVMSYLAEELGKLDGKQSVRVAATGNVVLNGAQQIDGVAVIAGDRVLLSSQTPAKDNGLWIVANGEWQRTADADSTAKVTPGLTVMVEEGLANGDSLWHMTSNGPITLGTTALTFKMLAGRTGIAAGTYKSLTVDEYGRATAGANPETLAGFGIKDSYTKAEVEALIAKASALPVGSIVAFPVDAPPPGFLELDNSVKSSATYPDLSAYLGGKFNKGDEGVGNFRLPESRGEFLRGWDHGRGVDAGREMGSFQKATLLATDAVTPALTALQDTTVGFKLGPTLTENSHSYVGGDVVNKAMYPDTGISVSTAERAGLSFLDSLPIYDRGNLVGTRPRNLAVMWCIKAWNAPVNQGNVDITALATLAQHASETNQGTAKVATQVQTDAGSDDRTIVTPKKMRWGFSISVSGDMSGSYVIFPSWLGGLILQWGMTLAIPSGGNYVQVFPLAFPMVNPSVFTTYPNTATDAPVGSTYIGQIKGISKANVTIRNTGQATGQFYYFAIGR; via the coding sequence ATGGCTGACTATTACACCCTGCTCACCAACGCAGGGACTGCCTACGAAACGGCGTGCAAGGCCGTGGGTGTGCCGATCAAGCTGACGCAGATTTCGGTCGGCGACGGCAACGGCGCGGTCTACAACCCGGCCGCGACCGCCACCGCGCTGAAACGCGAAGTCTGGCGCGGACCGCTCAATGCACTGTTCCAGGACGAGAAAAATCCGAGCTGGCTACTCGCCGAAGTGACCATTCCGCCGGATGTTGGCGGCTGGTATGTGCGCGAAGCAGGGCTGTGGACCGACACCGGCATTCTCTACGCCGTCGTCAAATACCCGGAGTCGTTCAAACCGGTGCTGGCGACGTCGGGCTCGGGGAAAGAGTTTTACATCCGCTCGATTTTCGAGACGAGCAATGCGTCGCTAGTGACCCTGCAGATTGATGACACGGTGGTCAAAGCCACGCGTGCCTGGGTCATGAGCTATCTGGCCGAAGAACTCGGCAAGCTCGACGGCAAACAATCGGTGCGGGTCGCGGCGACTGGCAATGTCGTGCTGAACGGCGCGCAGCAGATTGATGGTGTGGCGGTGATCGCCGGTGATCGTGTGTTGCTGTCGAGCCAGACACCGGCCAAGGACAACGGCCTGTGGATTGTTGCCAATGGCGAGTGGCAGCGCACGGCTGATGCCGACTCCACCGCCAAAGTTACGCCGGGCCTCACGGTGATGGTGGAGGAGGGCTTAGCGAATGGAGATTCGCTGTGGCACATGACCTCCAACGGGCCGATCACGCTAGGCACTACTGCGTTGACGTTCAAGATGCTTGCAGGGCGAACCGGGATTGCTGCGGGGACTTACAAGAGTCTGACTGTTGATGAATATGGCCGCGCGACGGCTGGTGCCAATCCTGAGACATTGGCCGGTTTTGGCATCAAGGATTCGTACACCAAAGCTGAAGTTGAAGCACTGATCGCCAAGGCTTCTGCGTTGCCGGTGGGTTCGATTGTAGCGTTTCCGGTTGACGCGCCACCACCGGGTTTTCTGGAACTGGATAACAGCGTCAAGAGTAGCGCTACTTACCCGGACTTGAGCGCTTATCTGGGTGGCAAGTTCAACAAGGGCGATGAGGGCGTTGGCAATTTCCGGTTGCCAGAATCGCGTGGTGAGTTTCTACGTGGTTGGGATCACGGACGAGGTGTTGACGCGGGACGGGAAATGGGAAGCTTCCAAAAGGCAACCCTCTTAGCGACCGATGCAGTAACCCCCGCATTGACAGCGCTGCAAGACACGACCGTTGGGTTCAAGCTTGGGCCGACCCTCACTGAGAACAGTCATTCCTATGTTGGAGGTGACGTTGTCAATAAGGCCATGTATCCGGATACCGGCATTTCCGTTAGCACGGCTGAGAGAGCAGGGCTGTCATTTTTAGATAGTCTGCCCATTTATGATCGAGGCAATCTTGTTGGGACGCGGCCACGCAACCTCGCCGTTATGTGGTGCATCAAAGCCTGGAATGCGCCAGTCAATCAGGGAAACGTCGATATCACTGCACTGGCTACGCTGGCGCAACACGCCTCCGAAACCAATCAAGGCACAGCAAAAGTCGCGACTCAAGTGCAGACGGATGCAGGCTCGGACGATAGAACGATTGTCACTCCCAAAAAAATGCGCTGGGGATTTTCAATCAGCGTATCCGGGGACATGAGTGGTAGCTACGTCATCTTCCCGAGCTGGCTTGGAGGTTTGATTCTCCAATGGGGCATGACGCTTGCCATTCCCTCTGGAGGCAATTACGTACAGGTTTTCCCCTTAGCCTTTCCAATGGTAAACCCATCAGTTTTTACTACTTATCCCAATACAGCGACGGATGCTCCCGTTGGATCGACCTATATCGGGCAAATCAAAGGGATCAGTAAAGCAAACGTGACCATTCGCAATACGGGACAGGCTACCGGACAGTTTTATTATTTTGCAATTGGTCGCTAA